Genomic segment of Bemisia tabaci chromosome 9, PGI_BMITA_v3:
tagttagtctattacctacgtcctttgtccattgcaactacctgcttctaccaatagaatccctccaaatcctttttgtcttctttgtctattgctttgtctatcaatttcaataatcagcctgctggattataggtactctaggaggAGTCGGGTTTCCCTTCGTGGATTTCGATAACTTTAGGCCCGTTAAATCTCCCGCTTGGTGAGCGTCGCTCAGATTTGGCGTTCCAGCCTCTCAACCACTCCACACTGCCGCGCACAAGACCGGCTCCGGGAATATTGGGAATACTAGACCAACCAGGCCAACTGGGCAGACGAGGTCGACTGGGTAAACCGGGTACCCAACCGGGTATGTTGGGCAGAGCCGGCATATTGGGCAGAGTGGGCCGGACGTTGATTTCCCACATGTTGAGGGCGGCGATCCTGGCGTTGACGTAGTTCCGCGACCCTTCCATGAGGGCGCGACAGACAATAGCGAGCTGCTCGTAGTCCACGCCCAGGCACCAGCAGAAAGACACCCTATCGTTGAGGTAGTTGGTGCACACTCCATCCACGAAGTCGGAGCATTGGCGACTGTTCGTCTTGGCCAGAGCCTCATCTTTTCCGTAGGTCTTGAAGATTTTTTCCGCCTGCTTCGAGAGCGATGCGCACTCTTTCTTGCAATAGCCACTGGCCGAGGGGAATTTGGCGGCTACGTAACTTGGGTTGCACTAGGAATGAGAATATAAGGAACATAATTGATTATCGACCAGTATGAGATAGAGTCCCTTAATAGAGAGAGTTAAGGtgatttttcagctactcgtcatttttctccaattttgagatcgcaattctgttgtcaggagactaaagcactcacttaccaattttaacaaagaaattcaacgtaataaaggcgtgggtttttcagagagaaaacatcgcattcgatactgatatcgaaactgcactcgaatgcgatattttctctctgaaaaaaccacgcctttatttcgttgaatttctttgttaaaattggtaagtgagagcttcagtctcatgacaacagaattgcgatctcaaaattggagaaaaatgacgagtagctgaaaaaatggaaccaactgatgcgatataccgcaggccgttctgacacaaaatatgacgtccatcgaatcaccttaatggaAGAAAAATGGATGGAAAAACCCGCCGAAaactagatttttttaaaaacttttacaTACACATGTTATGCATCGCAGCGCAAAAAAAGCCGAGCTCCATTTCCGCGCAAGCGGGAATTTTTCGAGGCATTAGCAGAGGCTAATTTGACgaaaaaagccccccccccccccatgttcTGGTGAAATGACGGCACTGGCCATTTCCCCGCAGCGGTTTAGTTAATGGCTGGAAAGCGCACAGTACACTTTTCTCGATCGGTTGTCTGTTGTTTTCAGACGCTTTGCACAGTCACTGCACTAGCGAGCTATTTTTTGCGGCATTTTTGAAGGTTACGGTTTTTTTTAATCACGCACGTTTACGTTTACATCAGACCATTAAGCTCGCAAAGCTCGGAGAATCGAAATGAATTAGTGTgtaggaaaattttcattttcatttttattatcattttcatttttttttttccccttcatacGTAC
This window contains:
- the LOC109040346 gene encoding uncharacterized protein, with the translated sequence MVAQTELLVLCLSVFICRVTCPVTPPNSAPPSPTKGLAGSPTRSSSGSGSPNRSLKRPPSKTLSRTSSRDSYTSWIYPSRMFVNPQIWKSPPYPDTKGDPLCNPSYVAAKFPSASGYCKKECASLSKQAEKIFKTYGKDEALAKTNSRQCSDFVDGVCTNYLNDRVSFCWCLGVDYEQLAIVCRALMEGSRNYVNARIAALNMWEINVRPTLPNMPALPNIPGWVPGLPSRPRLPSWPGWSSIPNIPGAGLVRGSVEWLRGWNAKSERRSPSGRFNGPKVIEIHEGKPDSS